TCTGACTGGACGAATGCGCGCAGCAGGCCCAGTGGCAGTGATTTGGTCAGGAGCGCGGTATCCGCCACGCTCTGGTTGAACGGAGTAGGCATTTGCTTAACCTTCCAGCGGAAACGGCCTGTACTGCAGCCGCTCCCCTCATTCTCCGCCGCCGTGGTTTCCCGGAAAAGTCCCGATGGTTGCATGTGTGTAAATCCGCCAACCGGTACTCCCCAGACTTTCGACAATGTTCGCCTTTGCCTCTTGACGTTCTTTATTGTGCGTTTATGATAGATATCACTGTGAAATGCTTCACACCCCCGCACTGTTTCAAAGGAGAAATCATGACCATGCACGAGGACGCATTGCGCCGGGCTTCCAGTCAGGGCGGGTGGGACAGGCGGACGCTGCTGAAGACGTTCGGCGCCGGGGCCTTCGCCATCGCCAGCGCTCCACTGCTGGCGGCGTGCACCGGTGGCAGTGGACCGGCAGGCGGCAGCACCGGCAGTAAGACAGTCTCCTTCGGCTCGGGTTCGTCGGATGAAGTCCCCAAGGCCGCCTACAAGGCCGTCACCGATGCGTTCACGAAGAAATCCGGCATTACGGTCAACACCAACGTGGTCCCCCACAACGACTTCCAGAACAAGATCAACACCTACCTGCAGGGCAGCCCGGACGACACCTTCACCTGGTTCGCCGGTTATCGCATGCAGTACTACGCGGGCAAGGGCCTCCTCGCCCCGATCGATGATGTGTGGGAGAAAATCGGCGGCAACTACTCCGACGCCATGAAGAAGGCGTCCACCGGCGCCGACGGCAAGATGTACTTCGTCCCGAACTACAACTATCCCTGGGGCTTCTTCTACCGGAAGAGCCTCTGGACAGAGAAGGGCTATGAGGTTCCCACCACCTTCGATGCGCTGACGGCCCTGGCCAAGAAGATGCAGGCAGACGGACTGATCCCGATCGAATTTGCCGACAAGGACGGCTGGCCGGCGATGGGCACCTTTGACTACCTGAACATGCGCCTCAACGGCTACCAGTTCCACATGGACCTCACGGCACACAAGGAATCCTGGGACCAGAAGAAGGTCAGCGATGTCTTCGACACCTGGAAAGCGCTCCTGCCCTTCCAGA
The window above is part of the Pseudarthrobacter sp. IC2-21 genome. Proteins encoded here:
- a CDS encoding ABC transporter substrate-binding protein, with the protein product MTMHEDALRRASSQGGWDRRTLLKTFGAGAFAIASAPLLAACTGGSGPAGGSTGSKTVSFGSGSSDEVPKAAYKAVTDAFTKKSGITVNTNVVPHNDFQNKINTYLQGSPDDTFTWFAGYRMQYYAGKGLLAPIDDVWEKIGGNYSDAMKKASTGADGKMYFVPNYNYPWGFFYRKSLWTEKGYEVPTTFDALTALAKKMQADGLIPIEFADKDGWPAMGTFDYLNMRLNGYQFHMDLTAHKESWDQKKVSDVFDTWKALLPFQNPNALGMTWQDSAKNLGDKKSGMYLLGSFLTQQYTDKAVADDIDFFPFPELAVEGRDAVEAPIDGLLLSKKGGENQSARDFLAYLGTPEGQDVYASVDSSNIATAKGADTSKFTPLTKKMADVITNAKSISQFFDRDALPAMANNVMIPALQSFIKDGNVDVKNLEAQAKSLYAAQ